In Carya illinoinensis cultivar Pawnee chromosome 10, C.illinoinensisPawnee_v1, whole genome shotgun sequence, one DNA window encodes the following:
- the LOC122279612 gene encoding protein TRANSPORT INHIBITOR RESPONSE 1-like — MDPERKKVLERVAVSTFPDEVLERVLVQLKSHKDRSSVSLVCHSWYDAERFSRTHVFIANCYSVTPEIVSRRFPNIRSVSLKGKPRFSDFNLVPPKWGADIRSWLVMFAAKYPFLEELRLKRMTVTDESLEFLALSCPNFKGLSLLSCDGFSTDGLAAIATHCKNLTELDIQENDLNDKSGSWLSCFPENFSSLEVLNFANLSNDVNFEALERLVSRCKSLKVLKVNRNITLEQLPRLLIHAPLLTELGTGSFLQEHPACQYSELENAFNKCMNLNTLSGLSEVTALSLPALYPTCANLTFLNLSCAALQSGELAKLLVHCPCLRRLWVLDTVEDKGLEAVGSNCPLLEELRVFPTDPFDEDTFHGVTESGFIAVSYGCRRLSYVLYFCRQMTNAAVETIVQNCPDFTHFRLCIMNPWQPDYQTNEPMDKAFCAVVKTCTRLQRLAVSGLLTDLTFEYIGKYAKNLETLSVAFAGSSDWGMQCVLGGCPKLRKLEIRDCPFGNAALLSGLDKYESMRSLWMSGCKVTMNGCRLLAKEMPRLNVEVIKVDGSNESQADKVYVYRSVAGPRRDAPPFVLTL, encoded by the exons ATGGATCCTGAGAGGAAGAAGGTTCTGGAACGAGTGGCGGTCTCGACGTTCCCGGACGAGGTTCTGGAACGAGTTCTGGTTCAGTTGAAGTCCCACAAAGACCGGAGCTCCGTCTCTTTGGTCTGCCACAGCTGGTACGACGCCGAGCGGTTTTCACGGACCCACGTGTTCATTGCGAATTGCTACTCGGTGACGCCAGAGATCGTGTCCCGGCGTTTCCCGAACATCCGGAGCGTCAGTTTAAAGGGGAAGCCCCGGTTCTCGGACTTCAATTTGGTTCCTCCGAAGTGGGGCGCCGATATTCGGTCTTGGCTGGTGATGTTTGCGGCTAAGTACCCGTTTCTGGAGGAGCTGAGGCTCAAGAGGATGACCGTTACCGATGAGAGCTTGGAGTTTCTGGCTCTTTCTTGTCCCAATTTCAAGGGTCTTTCGCTTTTGAGCTGTGATGGCTTCAGTACTGATGGGCTCGCAGCGATTGCAACTCACTGCAA GAATTTAACCGAACTGGACATACAGGAGAATGACCTCAACGATAAAAGTGGCAGTTGGTTGAGTTGCTTCCCTGAAAACTTCTCCTCATTGGAAGTACTAAACTTTGCCAATTTAAGTAATGACGTTAATTTTGAAGCCCTTGAGAGACTGGTTAGTAGGTGCAAATCGTTGAAGGTTTTGAAGGTCAATAGAAATATAACCTTGGAACAATTGCCAAGGCTGCTTATTCATGCACCTCTATTAACAGAGCTTGGTACTGGCTCATTTTTGCAAGAGCATCCAGCCTGTCAATACTCTGAGCTTGAAAATGCCTTCAACAAATGCATGAATCTAAACACCCTCTCTGGTTTGTCAGAAGTTACTGCCTTGTCTCTCCCAGCTCTATACCCTACCTGTGCAAATTTGACTTTCTTGAATTTGAGCTGCGCTGCTTTGCAAAGTGGTGAACTTGCTAAACTTCTTGTTCATTGCCCATGTCTTCGTCGCCTCTGG GTCCTGGACACAGTCGAAGACAAGGGTTTGGAGGCTGTTGGATCCAACTGTCCTCTGCTTGAGGAACTCCGTGTCTTCCCTACTGATCCATTTGACGAGGATACGTTCCATGGAGTGACTGAATCTGGGTTCATTGCTGTCTCTTATGGCTGCAGGAGACTAAGCTATGTTCTCTACTTTTGCCGCCAGATGACTAATGCTGCTGTAGAAACCATTGTGCAGAACTGCCCTGATTTCACTCACTTCAGGCTTTGCATAATGAATCCATGGCAGCCAGATTACCAGACAAATGAGCCTATGGATAAGGCTTTCTGTGCGGTGGTGAAAACTTGCACTAGGCTTCAGAGGCTTGCAGTTTCAGGCTTATTGACTGACCTGACTTTTGAGTACATTGGGAAATATGCCAAGAACTTGGAAACCCTGTCGGTTGCTTTTGCCGGCAGCAGTGATTGGGGTATGCAGTGTGTATTGGGAGGTTGTCCAAAACTGAGGAAACTTGAAATAAGGGACTGCCCATTTGGGAATGCAGCACTGCTATCGGGCTTGGATAAATATGAATCCATGAGATCCCTATGGATGTCAGGCTGCAAAGTAACAATGAATGGATGTCGATTGTTGGCAAAAGAGATGCCCAGGTTGAATGTAGAGGTGATAAAGGTTGATGGGAGTAATGAGAGTCAAGCTGATAAAGTTTATGTTTATCGTTCTGTTGCTGGACCAAGAAGGGATGCCCCACCTTTTGTTCTCACCCTCTGA
- the LOC122279263 gene encoding calmodulin-binding protein 60 D-like gives MQTRYMEKSSSMAREKRGLDATSADEGHPDRKRPALASVIVEALKVDSLQKLCSSLEPILRRVVSEEVERALAKLAPTKLTGRSSPKRIEGPDGRNLQLQFRSRLSLPLFTGGKVEGEQGAAIHIVLMDANTGLVVTSGPESSVKLDVIVLEGDFNNEDDDNWTQEEFESHVVKEREGKRPLLTGDLQVTLKDGVGTLGELTFTDNSSWIRSRKFRLGLKVASGYCEATRIREAKTEAFTVKDHRGELYKKHYPPALHDDVWRLEKIGKDGSFHKRLNKAGIYTVEDFLKLVVRDSQRLRNILGSGMSNKMWDVLVEHAKTCVLSGKLYVYYPENERNIGVTFNNIYEFCGLIADGQYYSVDSLSESQKVYVDTLVKKAYDNWMHVIEYDGKSLLNSKQNKSSDASQSEVPMNSQDYSDSFNQQFALQSLPVAVPPEQSSADSVGLTAGGYNDNMAARFSLQSQNANLNAPIQFDGTSFSLQNPLISASHQAQLPKSDNVLSLGPLQSSTSGYQTVGASNLTSYKEDYFPEDEIRMRSHEMLENDDMQHLLRMFNMGSHAHTSINVNDDGYPYSSQYMDTPSLNYNFDDDQTRSSGKAVVGWLKVKAAMRWGIFVRKKAAERRAQLVELDDP, from the exons ATGCAAACTAGGTATATGGAAAAATCAAGCAGCATGGCGAGGGAGAAGCGAGGTTTGGATGCTACGTCAGCTGACGAAGGTCATCCTGATAGGAAGCGACCTGCTCTGGCTAG tgTAATCGTTGAAGCTCTAAAGGTGGATAGTCTGCAGAAACTTTGTTCATCATTGGAGCCTATTCTTCGGAGAGTT GTTAGTGAAGAAGTGGAGCGTGCTTTAGCAAAATTGGCTCCTACCAAACTTACTGGGAG GTCTTCTCCTAAACGTATAGAAGGGCCTGATGGAAGAAACCTACAGCTGCAATTCAGGTCCAGGCTGTCCCTTCCTCTATTTACTGGTGGAAAAGTAGAGGGGGAACAAGGTGCTGCTATTCATATTGTTTTGATGGATGCAAACACTGGCCTTGTTGTCACATCAGGCCCAGAATCTTCAGTGAAGCTAGATGTTATTGTGCTTGAAGGTGATTTCAATAATGAGGATGATGATAACTGGACTCAAGAAGAATTTGAGAGTCATGTGGTGAAAGAGCGTGAAGGAAAGAGGCCACTTCTGACTGGGGATTTGCAAGTGACACTGAAGGATGGTGTAGGAACACTAGGTGAATTAACATTCACCGACAACTCAAGCTGGATAAGGAGCAGGAAGTTCAGGCTAGGATTGAAGGTTGCCTCTGGCTATTGTGAGGCCACTCGCATACGTGAAGCAAAAACAGAAGCATTCACTGTTAAGGATCACCGTGGAGAAC TATACAAGAAACATTATCCGCCTGCATTGCATGATGATGTTTGGAGATTGGAGAAAATTGGCAAAGATGGGTCATTTCACAAGAGGCTGAACAAAGCTGGAATTTATACGGTTGAAGACTTTCTAAAACTTGTGGTTAGAGACTCACAGAGATTACGAAAT ATTCTTGGAAGTGGCATGTCAAATAAGATGTGGGATGTTCTTGTAGAGCATGCAAAAACTTGTGTTCTAAGTGGGAAACTGTATGTGTACTATCCTGAAAATGAGAGGAATATTGGTGTCACTTTTAACAACATCTATGAGTTTTGTGGCTTAATTGCTGATGGACAATATTACTCAGTCGACTCTCTTTCTGAAAGTCAGAAG GTCTATGTGGACACCTTGGTGAAGAAGGCATACGACAATTGGATGCATGTTATAGAATATGATGGGAAGTCACTTCTCAACTCTAAGCAAAATAAGAGTTCAGATGCTTCTCAAAGCGAGGTCCCAATGAATTCACAAGATTATTCAGACTCTTTTAACCAGCAGTTCGCCTTACAAAGCCTGCCTGTTGCAGTTCCTCCAGAGCAGTCTTCTGCAGATTCAGTTGGACTAACAGCCGGag GGTATAATGATAATATGGCAGCCAGATTCTCGCTACAGTCTCAGAATGCAAATCTTAATGCTCCTATTCAGTTTGATGGCACTTCTTTCTCTCTACAAAATCCTTTGATCAGCGCTTCTCACCAAGCCCAACTTCCAAAAAGTGACAACGTGCTGTCCCTTGGTCCACTACAGTCGTCCACATCGGGATACCAGACAGTTGGTGCATCCAATCTTACTTCTTATAAGGAAGACTACTTCCCAGAGGACGAGATACGCATGAGAAGTCACGAAATGCTTGAAAATGACGATATGCAGCATCTCCTACGTATGTTTAACATGGGAAGCCATGCTCATACCTCCATTAATGTGAATGACGATGGATACCCTTATTCCTCGCAATATATGGACACCCCATCTCTAAACTACAACTTTGATGACGATCAAACTCGTTCATCTGGAAAAGCTGTTGTAGGGTGGTTGAAGGTCAAGGCAGCCATGAGATGGGGAATATTTGTCAGGAAGAAGGCTGCTGAGAGACGGGCTCAACTTGTTGAGTTGGATGATCCATAG